Proteins found in one Tamandua tetradactyla isolate mTamTet1 chromosome 3, mTamTet1.pri, whole genome shotgun sequence genomic segment:
- the DNAJC5G gene encoding dnaJ homolog subfamily C member 5G encodes MSHLDEASRRLSKSGTSLYAVLELKKGASPEDVKKAYRKLALKYHPDKNPGDPYAAEIFKEINTAHAILSDPKKRKIYDRRGSLGIYVYDHFGEDGVRYYFLMNSCWFKTLVLLCALLTCCCFCCCCCFCCGALKPPPEEVTKKNYQQNVRKQPMRTGGSSPESRVHFKGEDDSDDEDY; translated from the exons ATGTCTCATTTGGATGAAGCGTCCCGCCGACTCTCCAAAAGTGGGACAAGCCTCTATGCAGTGCTGGAGCTTAAGAAGGGTGCCTCACCTGAAGATGTCAAAAAGGCCTACAG GAAACTGGCCTTGAAGTATCATCCAGACAAGAACCCAGGGGATCCTTATGCAgcagaaatatttaaagagatcAACACAGCTCATGCCATACTGAGTGACCCGAAGAAGCGGAAGATCTACGACCGGCGTGGCTCGCTGGGAATATATGTATATGACCACTTTGGCGAAGATGGCGTCAGATACTATTTTCTGATGAATAGTTGTTGGTTCAAG ACCCTTGTCCTCCTGTGTGCCCTCCTCACTTGTTGttgcttctgctgctgctgctgcttttgctGCGGGGCACTGAAGCCACCGCCTGAGGAGGTCACGAAGAAAAATTACCAACAGAACGTCCGGAAGCAGCCTATGAGAACCGGAGGCAGCAGTCCAG AATCCAGAGTTCATTTCAAAGGAGAAGATGATTCTGATGATGAAGATTATTAA